atgactggggatacagatatgcatctggtgGTCACAAAAATGTGTCaactaactttttgtcctgaatacgaagtcttatgtttggggcaaattaaatacaatacattactgagtaccgctctccatattttcaagcataatggtggctgcatcatgttactggtatgcttgtaatcgttaagggcAGGGGAGTTTTTTCAGGATAAAcaaagaaatggaatggagctaagcacaggcaaaatcctagaggaaacctggttgtctgctttccaccagacactgggagatacatttacttttcagcaggataataacctaaaacacaaggccaaatctacagtggagttgcttaccaagaagacagtgaatgtttgaGTGGCAGAGttagttttgacataaatctgcttgaaaaactatggcaagactttaaatgattgtctagcaataatcaaccaATTTAACAGAacttgaagaactttgaaaataataatggtcaaatattgtacaatccatgtgtgcaagtctcttagagacttacccagaaagattcacagctgtaatcactgccaaaggtgactctaacatgtatttactcaggggtgtgaatacttatgtaaattatatttctttttcattttcaataaattaggtaacatttctaaaaacatgttttcactttgtcatgatgcgtttttgtatatatatatatattaaatataaatgtttaatccattttgaattcaggctgtaacacaataaaatgtggagtaagtcgagggttatgaataatttctgaaggcactgtatataaggaACCAGGATCAGATGTTGAAGAGCCACCTGCCACCGCAGAAAAGCTTCCCAACCACAGACATTCCTATGTACGGccctgttcatctgttactgttCCTGTTTCATTATGTAATTCAAGTCGTATTGCATGTCATTTCTGTCAGAATTACCAATGGAGCCATATAAAAAATGAATCCATTCTGCTCTTTAACTACAGTAAAAATTACAATGAATTAAACTGTTGGTGGTGGTGCTTGTATCAATGATTATGATTTTTGTGAAATGTTCGTTAGGATTATGATGGCGTGATGTTTTCAAAGTCGTGATAGTGGCGGTTTGTGTTGGTGGTTTTGAGTTCAGTGCAAGTGGTGATGCTGCAGAGATGTTAATCAATATGGTGAGAAGGATGATCCCTTTAAAATAACAATGTCTTTCCTTGTTCAGAAGGACAATGAAGATGCAAAGTTACTCAGGGACAAGGAGAGGCAGGAAGAGGAAAAGCAAAAAACAGTGAGTTTGTTACATTTATACCCCACACACTTGTTCTACTATCCTAGCGGAGACCTAAAATTGATTTCCATTCTAAATCTTatttaccctaaacctaaccgctAACCATAATTCTAAACATAACTGAAAATAGCCTTTGTGATTGTGGGGACATTGGAAATGttctttgttttactatccttgtgggaagGATAGAAGATCAAGGCCATACACACAATCAAAGTTGCTTCTCTCTTTCGAAagtcctctctcttccttgtctCCACCTTTTCCTAAAGTTCCCACCAGCCTTTGCTTCTAACTCCCACAAAGTCACAGGAACAGAACGGTGATTGACTGTGAGTGTCCTTGTCAGgtgatccagagagagaggaaggagagaactgAAACACAGCCGGCAGTTCCTCCCAGACCCACTGAAGAAGTAGGCAAACTGCTCCTCCTTACCGTATGTCAAATGTTTTATATATCTCTACTGAGGTTGTCTGTCACCTCTCCACAGGAGCTGAAGGATACAGCCTTACATGACAGACTGAAGAAGAGGGAGACGAATGACAATCAGGTATGGTTTACACCAGTCATGTTCATTTTTGGATGTGTGTTATCTATAGTGGGGTCTTAATTTAATttgagggtcaaagatcatacttcCAAGActtgctaacctctcaccattaacatggggaggttagcatgtcttgggggtatgatctttgatcCTCTTGTAACTATTCACTAATAATTATTcgtgattcattcaggattatccataatcattgAAGCATCCACATTAGGGCTGTCCTGGACCAAAAAATAAATACTTAGTCGCCTGAAAGTCATCTGTTCGATtcgccaatttaaaaaaaaaaaatttatgaGTATTTTCCCCTATATAGACactgtgttttaatcaaatcaactatatgcattgagcttgtctaATGCTTTTTTAATGAAATAAAACACAAATGACTCGGGAGCCAGAGATCTAGCTAGATAAGCCGAAGAAAAACATACATTTGACCAAACCATTCTCATCCCTCTCCTGCTGGCTTTtgcagattctgccattactctcctgaagttgtcGGTAATAGGCTAAATGAGGAGTCGGCAACCTTTCTCATGTGGCATGCCAATTTATCTTACTATTTCTACCTATCTGTGTGCCAGTTGTGGTTTTCATAAgcacatttttgtggaacagtGTTTTATAATAACGTCTTCATATCTGTCATGTGATTATTCAAAATTCTATCCAAATTTGAATAAAAATGATAACCTAAAGTGACTcctattgccattgccaactatgtaaaaaaaatgtgCCTATATAAagacaacaaataaaaacattgcagcctgcaagTAGAAAAtattctgatttaaaaaataaataacctataaatcacattggctacgcatggcctgtctgcaaccaacttgaaacattgtattcACTTTGGTCTGGCCCAATGCTTGCCTTGCAacgaacttgcaacattgtataaaatattctgggcgcTCAGTTTCTGTGCCagtgagctcaggacagacacagctgtaggctatttacGCAAGGGATAtgaagcagtgcttgacttgtGCAGGAGCTCACTAGAGCTGAGTACCGACACCTCAAATGCTCTACTGCTTGAGCttctgttcctcttatagaatattatctcaaaagtattgtggagttcCTGTActtaaacagtaccagcaccaaaAATGAGAACCGGAACCTAtttgtccaagtcaagcactgataagTTATCAGGTAGGTCTGTTTgatgacgtttccactggatcgGAGCATGACAttgaagaaaacattactttgagaagctctacagccaatcagaaatactatcagatccccaaatgggcacattccTATTCCTACATTTGCgagcaggccaggtagcctacagGCCTACTTCTAAGGGtagtcaaactccaagcgggctgtcatgtgccttttactgaggagtggcttccgtctggccactaccataaaggcctgaatggtggagtgctgcagggatggttgtccttctggaaggttctcccgtctccacagaggaactcgaactctgtcagtgaccattgagttcttggccacctccctgaccaaggctcttctcccccgattgctcagtttggccaggtagcCAACTCTAGGTAGAGTctctgtggttccaaacttcttccatttaagaaagatggCAGAAACTGTGtttttggtgaccttcaatgctgtagacattttttggtacccttccccagatctgtgcctcgacaaaatcctctctctgagctctacagactattccttcgacctcatggcttggtttttgctctgacatgaactgtcaatgGTGGGACCttttatttagacaggtgtgtgcctttccaaatgatgtccaatcaattgaatttaccacaggtggacaccaagttgtagaaacatcccaagcatgatcaatggaaacaggatgcacctgagctcaagttcGAGTCTCAtaggcaaagggtctgaatacgtacagtaccagtcaatggtttttctttgtttttactattttctatattgtagaataatagtgaagacatcaaaactatgaaataatacatatggaatcatgtagtaaacaaaagtgttaaacaaatcaacatattttatatttgagattcttcaaagtagccaccctttgcgttgacagctttgcacactcctaggtcagttaggatcactttattttaagaatgtgaaatgtcagaataatagtttaaatgtatttaagcttttatttatttattcatattcccagtgggtcagaagtttacatacactcaattagtatttgatagcattgcctttcaattgtttaacttgggtcaaatgtttcggtgtaggcttccacaagcttcccacaataagttcctcctgacagggctggtgtaactgagtcaggtttgtaagcctccttgctcgcacatgctttttcagttctgcgcacaaatgttctataggattgaagtcagggctttgtgatggccactccaataccttaactttgttgtccttaagccgttttgccacaactttggaagtatgcttggggtcgttgtccatttggaagacccatttgcgaccaagctttaacttcctgactgatgtcttgaggtgttgcttcaatatatcaacatcattttcctgcctcatgatgccatctatttgtgaagtgcaccagtccctactgcagcaaaaggatccccacaacatgatgctgccacccccgtgcttcacggttgggatggtattctttggcttgcaagcctcccccttttccctccaaacataacgatggtcattatgaccaaacagttctatttttgtttcatcagaccaaaggacatttctcaaaaaagtacgatctttgtcaacatgtgcagttgcataccgtagtctggcttttttatggcggatttgaAGTAGTGGATTTtctttgctgagtggcctttcaggttatgtcgacatagtactcgtttgactgtggatatagatacatctgtacctgtgaagatgctgaaagtaacaaggtcctttgctgttctgggattgatttgcacttttcgcaccaaattatgttcatatctaggagacagaacacgtctccttcctgagtggtatgacagctgtgtgttcccatggtgtttatacttgcgtactatttttttgtacagatgaacgtggtaccttcaggtgtttggaaattgctcccaaggatgaaccagacttgtggagctctacaatttatttctgaggtcttggctgatttctttagattttcccatgatgtcaagcaaagaggcactgagtttgaaggtaggccttgaaatacatccacaggtacacctccaattgactcaaatgatgtgaattagcccatcagaagcttctaaagccatgacctaattttctggaattgtccaagctgtttaaaggcacagtcaacttagtgtatgtaaacttctgacccactggaattgatacagtgaaataatctgtctgtaaaccatttttggaaaaatgacttgtcatgcacaaagtaatgtcctaaccaacttaccaaaactattgtttgtcaACAAGAGatgtttggagtggttgaaaaatgagttttaatgactccaacctgtcactgtcaactgttttattttcagcaaacttaacatgtataaatatttgtatgaacataagattcaacaactgagacacaaactgaacaagttccacagacatgtaactaacagatatggaataatgtgtccctgagcaaaggggtggtcaaaatcaaattaacagtcagtatctggtgtggccaccagctgcattaagtactgcagtgtatctcctcctcatggactacaccagatttACCAGTTCTTGCCGTGAGATGTTtccctactcttccaccaaggcacctgcaagttcctggacatttctggggtgaatggccctagccttcaccctccgatccaTCAGATCCCAGACGTGcgcaatgggattgagatccgggcttttcgctggccatggcagaacactgacattcctatctTGCAGGCATTGCTATCATACACAGACATTCCTATCatacacagaacgagcagtatggctggtggcattgtcatgctagagggTCAGCTCAGGATGAGCCTCTTTTAGTGTCataagttttcagaactgtgactttttaattgcctactgtctgtaaactgttagtgtcttaacgactgttccacaggttcATGTTTATGGTTCAAGCATAGGAAACAGtgcttaaaccctttacaatgaagatctgtgaagttatttggatttttacgaagtATCTTTGAAAGACcttgtcctgaaaaagggacatttatttttttggtgtgtgtatatgtacatacagtggggcaatagtcagccaccaattgtgcaagttctccaacttaaaacgatgagagaggcctgtaatttgaatcataggtacacttcaactatatgagagacaaaatgagagaaaaaatcacattgtaggatttttaatgaatttatttgcaaattatggtggaaaataagtttgctgtgtctgtcagcgtagtgtccagagcatgaaggcgctaccaggagacaggccagtacatcaggagacgtggaggaggccgtaggagtgCAACAAcctagcagcaggaccgctacctccgcctttgtgcaaggaggagcaggaggagcaggaggcgcactgccagagccctgcaaaatgacctccagcagaccacaaatgtgcatgtgtctgctcaaacggtcagaaacagactccatgagggtggtatgagggcccgacgtccacaggtgggggttgtgcttacagcccaacaccgtgcaggacgtttggcatttgccagagaacaccaagattggcaaattcgccactggcgccctgtgctcttcacagatgaaagcaggttcacactgagcacatgtgacagacgtgacagtctggagacgccgtggagaacgttctgctgcctgcaacatcctccagcatgaccggtttggcggtgggtcagtcatggtgtggggtggcatttctttggggggctgcacagccctccatgtgttcgccagaggtagcctgactgccattaggtaccgagatgagatcctccgaccccttgtgagaccatatgctggtgcggttggccctgggttcctcctaatgcaagacaatgctagacctcatgtggctggagtgtgtcagcagttcctgcaagaggaaggcattgatgctatggactggcccgcccgttccccagacctgaatccaattgagcacatctgggacatcatgtctcgctccatccaccaacgccacgtttacaccacagactgtccaggagttggcggatgctgtagtccaggtctgggaggagatccctcaggagaccatccgccacctcatcaggagcatgcccaggcgttgtagggatgtcatacaggcacgtggaggccacacacactactgagcctcattttgacttgttttaaggacattacatcagttggatcagcctgtagtgtggttttccactttaaatccagacctccatgggttgatacatttgatttccattgctcatttttgtgtaattttgttgtcagcacattcaactatgtaaagaaaataagaatatttcattcattcagatctaggatgtgttattttagtgttccttttatttttttgagcagtgtgtgtgtgtgtgtgtgtgtgttgtgtgtgtgtgtgtatatatatatatgcgctACTACTTGACAAAagaaaatcttggtcgaccaacaaCCTATCGACCCGTTGACTAATTGGGGTCATCCCTAATTCACATTAATgaatttagaaacatattatattcttatttacaataaaaatgaCTCTAATGACACACTACATTAtataccattaatttctattgggcactaAATCTGAAACCCAACTAAaataaactgcaaatgcatccaagcTTGATGTTGTCATTGCATTCTAGGACCAAATGCTAAACTTTTGACGACTTCAATTCTAAGATTATTTAGGGGTGTCAATTTTGACCCCTACCCTTTTTGAGAAAAAACAAGTATTACTTGTTAACACagtctttctctgagcaattgttttAGTATAAAATATAatggagcatacaatatagctcagtatttgaattgtTTATTTTATACAGTTATTACTGCTCATCTTCATCAAGGATGTCAATCATTTCTGACCCCTCTGTATATGTAGTGTACCGGTATCTGTTTAATTAATGCACAATTCAGATGGTGACTATATTCATCCTTCTGACTATTTCAGGCTAACCGTAATATGATGCAGAGTGAGAGGAAAGGGAAAACTGCTGAAACTCCAGTGGTTCCTCCTAGACCCACAGAAGAGGTAGGCTTGGATGATTGACTGGTCAGGATTTATAATCATATCTAAATGATCTGTATCTATCAGTTATCCTGTGTCATGGTGGCTCATATAGGAGGATTTTGTCTTATGTTTCCAGGAGATAAACAGACCAGCCAGACGTGGTCagcaaaatacaaaaaaagacaATCTGGTAAGCGCATGCACatacgctcgcacacacacacacgcaaatacaTGCACACTCCTTATCTGTAATTTATTTTCTAGGACCAATGTGATGATGAATGCCTTAAAGAGGGTGAATCTCTCTTCCCGGTGgtaaaagaggagggagaggacaagGATGAAGAAGAGGCCGTGGTTAAACTTACAGATACCACATCAGTAAGTTTGTTTTCATCTTATATTCTACATCCCCCTAGACCTCGACCTGTATCCACAAAGCTTCTCGGAGTAGGAGCGCTGATCTAGGATTAGTTTGGGCTTTTAGACCGTAATGATTATATTGACAGGTGGGGTCCTGATCCTAGATAAGCACTCATACTCTGATACGCTTTAGGAATATGGGCACAGTACTCTATCCTTGCTGTGTTCATGCAAATATCAGGGTTTCACTTCAATTCAGTTAAGATTATTCCATGATTAAATGCTGGTGTTTTCCAGATTTTCTCACCATGTTTCTAACAGACACtatgagttttttttaaatgttttttttattttacctttttaactaggcaagtcagttaagaacattcttattttcaatgacggcctaggaacaatgggtttaactggcttgttcaggggcagaacgacagatttgtaccttgtcagctcagggatttgaacttgcaacctttcggttactagtccaacactctaaccactaggtgaaCCAAATTAACACTTCCCTTTACTTGCCATTTGTGTTAATGTATTGATTTGCATTCTATTGTTCTTAGGCCAAGATGCGAGAACCCACGAGACACAATCCTTTCATGCCACGCAGTGCTGGAGGCAAGGTAACGTTCAAACCTCCTATTTTCATGCACACACATCTGTTGATCTCCCATTGTACATTGTAGTTCCCTTCCTCCAGGTGTTAACTATGGTTTACAATATGCATATTATGGTTCCGTTGTGGGATAACTGTTATAGTCCTCTAGTGTAAAAGTTGTTATATTTGATTATTGTTTGTTTCAGGGTAAAACCAAGAAGCGTGAACCCCAGCAGGGAGTTTCAGTCAGTGACTCAACAGAGGTAGCTCTGCACCCTGACACTCCTACTAACATTGTTCTGCCAGATGCTGTGCTATTCAGACCCGTGCTGTTCAGACCCGTGCTGTTTTATTGGATATCTACTGTACAACCGTCACTcctgaggttttgtttgtgtatgtgattgCTTGACTGCCACAGCTAACAGACTGTAAAGTGGCCCAGGATTGCAAAATGGCTGTCACATGAGGTCTATTAGATGACTAGCTCTTTTTTTTCTTGGTCACTGGAAGGATTTTCCCACATGGTATTCTCTGACTCCCAActaagattttttaaatattttttaatctTCTGTTCTTTTTATCTCTACCTACCAAACACCCAGCCACACCACCTCACCCCTTACTTTGCATTGTGAATTGATTAGATTGCTATTTGCCTAAACTTGTTCCCCTGCTTCCTGTTTCTTTGAACCCTGGAAGATTTTAGATGCTCCACTTCTGCAAAACAGCAGAGAAAGGAACTGAAATCCAAAATCGCAACTTGAAATCTGAAACAGACCACGTATTTTCTCAGTTCTGGCCTGTGAATCTGATCTCTGATTAATTGTCTCTATATCTTGGTTGCTACACTGGCAGCAAAATCATTGGTTTGCCAAGAAATGTTCTACTTTTCTTTAGTGTGTAGAATGTATAGATAACAGCATGTCATTTATCACCCCTGCCCTCTTAGAACAAAGGTGGAAATAAATCATTATTCGACCAATTGGAGGTATTCCGTATTAATCCAGCGGAGCCAGAGCAGCAGGTTGGTTTCTGTAAACAATGTTAATAATATCAATCTGTGCTCTTAAATACCCACAGATTTACTTTTCACTCTTGGTTTCCTCTAACTGCCATGGAGTTGTGCATTTgattttaaatagatttttgatTGAAAAGTATGACTTTCTGAAGCTGATTTAGGAAAATGTGTGTCTCAGCAGAATATGGATGGCCTGATGGAGTGGTGGAGCACAGTGGAGCGTGAGTCCGAAACATACACACAGTACTGGCGTAGGGGTATTCCTTAAACTTGATCCAAATGAAGCCCTTTCTCTTTTGCTGCAGAGTGGGAAGACATGCCTCAAGAGCATGACATGACTGAGAAAGAGGAGGCCAAGTAAGTGATTCCTTATGTTGGGTGTTACCTTATGTGTGTGCAGCTGTATAGAACAGCCATGTTATAAAGCTGGTAAATGGGTAAATCATACTATAGTAAGTAAGCATGGATAATACTAATTAATCTGAACTTGTTTTCCAGGGTGTTTGCAGTGACAGCTGAGAAGGTGCAGAAAGGTATCCGTGTGTTCAACAAGCTGTTCTCAGAGCGTGCAGAGAGCCTGTGGCAGCACGTCATTGACCTTAACAGCATTGCAGACGCCCTCGACTGTTTCAACAAGAAGACTAAGATCGCCCAAATCACTGGTGGTTCCACCAGCGCGGTAGGAGGCGTATGTACCATTGTAGGCCTCGCCCTGGCCCCCGTCACCTTCGGAACCTCTCTGATTGTCACGGCGGTGGGGCTGGGCGTGGCCACGGCGGGCGGCCTCACCACGGCTGGAGCCGGAATCTCCAACACGGTCAACAACTCCATGGACCGCAAGAAGGTGGAGGCCATCGTGACGGACTATCAGGAGAAGATAACCGACATCAACAAGTGCATGCTGTTCATCAAGCAGGGGATTGAGAGTCTGCGCAGGTTCGACCTGCTGAAGATGAAGAAGCATGCGTACAACCGCGACTTCCCGGGCCTCAACAACATCTACGAGGATGGTGCCATGGCCGGGAAGGCCATCCTCATTAATGCCAATGAGATGATGCGTGTGGTGCAGATAGCCAACGTGGCGGGCAGCACCGCTGCCAGAGCTGTCCAGATTGCCAGCATGGCCACCGGAGTGCTCACCGGCCTCTTTGTGGGcatggacatctactttgtggctAAGGACTCCAAGGAGCTGAAGAAGGGAGCCAAGTCAGAGTTTGCAGCCAAGATCAGGGAGGTGGCGACCCAGCTGCATGATGGACTGGTGGAGCTCAATGGCATACGGGTTGAGCTGCAGTCCTCAGATCCAGGCAACACCAATGAGACCAACACCCAAAACACAGATAATACCAATTACAGCAAAAAAAGAGACATCTCTGATGACGATATTAACAACTATTAAACCTCTATCAACAAAAGCAATGTTGATAACAGCAATACTTCAAATAACAGCCATAAGACCAGAAAAATCCTAAACTGTATTTCCAACCCATCTCTACAACGACACATCCTGTCAGCATTAACACTACTAGTAGCAACGTTGAGGCTCTgattccccagtctctctttcatAGCACAAGCTCCCATGCctgaaacattttttttagacTGCAAAAATAGAACCAGATGATATCTCCAGTCATCACTGGCTTGGGTTAAGAACTGTTATTAAAACTTACCTCTGTAAAATCTAGCAAAATAGTATATTGTATAACGAGCTCATGTCCACATTTTCCCTTGTCTTGCCCCAAAGAGTTGTATTGTAGTTGTGCGCATTGTCTCAACAATATTATCTACAGGACTTTATGAAAAGTAAGGGTTGAAAGTTAAATCAGTTTGTTCATGGGGGCAGGAAACAGTTCACAGatagaaatatgttttttttttttaatattacAAATACATTCTCATACACATTATGGAAGGGATCGTTGTGTCTATATTTTCTAATACAGACTAATGTAAAAagcaaaatgtaatattttaaagTTCAGGCAAATATTTTGATGGTTTCGATTTttgatagatacacacacacaatctttgtACATACCTATGgtactatacatacagtaccagtcaaaggtttggacacacctactcattcaagggtttttctttatttttactgaattctattattgtagaataatagtgaatgcatcaaaactatgaaataacacatggaatcatgtagtaaccaaaaaagtgattaaatatattttgatttgtttaagcatacagtgccttcagaaagtattcagaccactttttccacattttgttacattacagccttattctaaaattgattagttttttccccttaatctacacacaataccccataatgacaaagcaaaaaaaggtttttagaacattttgctaatttattaaaaatataaaacattgcaagtattcagaccctttactcagtactttgttgaagcaccttcaggagcaattacagccttgagtcttcttgggtgtgacgctacaagcttggcacacctgtatttggggagttgcagatcctctcaagctctgtcaggttggatggggagcatggctgcacagctattttaggtctctccagagacgttcgatcgagttcaagtccgagctctggcggggccactcaaggacattcagagacttgtcccgaagccaatcctgcgttgtcttggctgtgtgcttaggttcattgtcctgttggaaggtgaacctttgccccagtctgaggtcctgagtgttctggaACAGtgtttcattaaggatctctctgtactttgcgccgtacatctttgccttgatcctgactagtctcccagtccctgctgctgaaaaacattcccacagcatgatgctgccaccaccatgcttcaccgtaggtatggtgccaggtgtcttccagacgtgatgcttggcattcaggccaaagagttcaatcttggtttcatcagaccagagaatcttgtttctcatagtctgagagtctttaggtgcctttaggcaaactacaagcgggctgtcatgtgccttttactgagtggtggcttccatctggccactcttccataaaagcctgatttggtggagtgctgcagagatggttgtccttctggaaggttctcctatctccacagaggaactctagagcactgtcggagtgaccatcgggttcttggtcacctccctgaccaaggtccttctcccccgattgctccgtttggcagggcagccagctgtaggaagagtcttggtggttccatttaagaaagatggaggcAACTGT
This DNA window, taken from Oncorhynchus tshawytscha isolate Ot180627B linkage group LG10, Otsh_v2.0, whole genome shotgun sequence, encodes the following:
- the apol1 gene encoding apolipoprotein L1 isoform X1 — its product is MNKLNPFKSTPKKDNEDAKLLRDKERQEEEKQKTVIQRERKERTETQPAVPPRPTEEELKDTALHDRLKKRETNDNQANRNMMQSERKGKTAETPVVPPRPTEEEINRPARRGQQNTKKDNLDQCDDECLKEGESLFPVVKEEGEDKDEEEAVVKLTDTTSAKMREPTRHNPFMPRSAGGKGKTKKREPQQGVSVSDSTENKGGNKSLFDQLEVFRINPAEPEQQQNMDGLMEWWSTVEQWEDMPQEHDMTEKEEAKVFAVTAEKVQKGIRVFNKLFSERAESLWQHVIDLNSIADALDCFNKKTKIAQITGGSTSAVGGVCTIVGLALAPVTFGTSLIVTAVGLGVATAGGLTTAGAGISNTVNNSMDRKKVEAIVTDYQEKITDINKCMLFIKQGIESLRRFDLLKMKKHAYNRDFPGLNNIYEDGAMAGKAILINANEMMRVVQIANVAGSTAARAVQIASMATGVLTGLFVGMDIYFVAKDSKELKKGAKSEFAAKIREVATQLHDGLVELNGIRVELQSSDPGNTNETNTQNTDNTNYSKKRDISDDDINNY
- the apol1 gene encoding apolipoprotein L1 isoform X2, giving the protein MNKLNPFKSTPKKDNEDAKLLRDKERQEEEKQKTVIQRERKERTETQPAVPPRPTEEELKDTALHDRLKKRETNDNQANRNMMQSERKGKTAETPVVPPRPTEEEINRPARRGQQNTKKDNLDQCDDECLKEGESLFPVVKEEGEDKDEEEAVVKLTDTTSAKMREPTRHNPFMPRSAGGKGKTKKREPQQGVSVSDSTENKGGNKSLFDQLEVFRINPAEPEQQNMDGLMEWWSTVEQWEDMPQEHDMTEKEEAKVFAVTAEKVQKGIRVFNKLFSERAESLWQHVIDLNSIADALDCFNKKTKIAQITGGSTSAVGGVCTIVGLALAPVTFGTSLIVTAVGLGVATAGGLTTAGAGISNTVNNSMDRKKVEAIVTDYQEKITDINKCMLFIKQGIESLRRFDLLKMKKHAYNRDFPGLNNIYEDGAMAGKAILINANEMMRVVQIANVAGSTAARAVQIASMATGVLTGLFVGMDIYFVAKDSKELKKGAKSEFAAKIREVATQLHDGLVELNGIRVELQSSDPGNTNETNTQNTDNTNYSKKRDISDDDINNY
- the apol1 gene encoding apolipoprotein L1 isoform X3, coding for MMSSKEALSLKANRNMMQSERKGKTAETPVVPPRPTEEEINRPARRGQQNTKKDNLDQCDDECLKEGESLFPVVKEEGEDKDEEEAVVKLTDTTSAKMREPTRHNPFMPRSAGGKGKTKKREPQQGVSVSDSTENKGGNKSLFDQLEVFRINPAEPEQQQNMDGLMEWWSTVEQWEDMPQEHDMTEKEEAKVFAVTAEKVQKGIRVFNKLFSERAESLWQHVIDLNSIADALDCFNKKTKIAQITGGSTSAVGGVCTIVGLALAPVTFGTSLIVTAVGLGVATAGGLTTAGAGISNTVNNSMDRKKVEAIVTDYQEKITDINKCMLFIKQGIESLRRFDLLKMKKHAYNRDFPGLNNIYEDGAMAGKAILINANEMMRVVQIANVAGSTAARAVQIASMATGVLTGLFVGMDIYFVAKDSKELKKGAKSEFAAKIREVATQLHDGLVELNGIRVELQSSDPGNTNETNTQNTDNTNYSKKRDISDDDINNY
- the apol1 gene encoding apolipoprotein L1 isoform X4, whose product is MMQSERKGKTAETPVVPPRPTEEEINRPARRGQQNTKKDNLDQCDDECLKEGESLFPVVKEEGEDKDEEEAVVKLTDTTSAKMREPTRHNPFMPRSAGGKGKTKKREPQQGVSVSDSTENKGGNKSLFDQLEVFRINPAEPEQQQNMDGLMEWWSTVEQWEDMPQEHDMTEKEEAKVFAVTAEKVQKGIRVFNKLFSERAESLWQHVIDLNSIADALDCFNKKTKIAQITGGSTSAVGGVCTIVGLALAPVTFGTSLIVTAVGLGVATAGGLTTAGAGISNTVNNSMDRKKVEAIVTDYQEKITDINKCMLFIKQGIESLRRFDLLKMKKHAYNRDFPGLNNIYEDGAMAGKAILINANEMMRVVQIANVAGSTAARAVQIASMATGVLTGLFVGMDIYFVAKDSKELKKGAKSEFAAKIREVATQLHDGLVELNGIRVELQSSDPGNTNETNTQNTDNTNYSKKRDISDDDINNY